A section of the Hevea brasiliensis isolate MT/VB/25A 57/8 chromosome 17, ASM3005281v1, whole genome shotgun sequence genome encodes:
- the LOC110659328 gene encoding uncharacterized RING finger protein P32A8.03c-like encodes MSTLFSSSLIEIPHPTHYRYRVSLSSQQENQDNDRFSRPAMITLIFHRFDVYQRYERSLDVLLPELSVPREQRFAYVPACDYGESAEGPECEIMTAMEIPPNVVNQVGSEVRRACSGTDASIFADIYIAQVHQQVVAYDDDDDDDASDPLMEDVGTIPASKASIDGLTRLRFHQGPDEPGVTCVVCLEELEEEDDLIELPCSHLYHEGCIVKWLLSSHLCPLCRYQMPTEQSRLCPYCGTYAH; translated from the coding sequence ATGTCAACCTTATTCTCTTCTTCTTTAATCGAAATTCCGCATCCAACCCATTATAGATACCGTGTCTCCCTTAGTTCTCAGCAGGAAAATCAAGACAATGACCGATTTTCCAGACCGGCAATGATAACGCTGATTTTCCACAGGTTCGATGTCTATCAGCGGTACGAGCGGTCGCTTGATGTCCTTCTACCCGAATTGTCTGTTCCCAGAGAGCAAAGATTTGCCTATGTACCCGCCTGTGATTATGGAGAATCGGCAGAAGGACCTGAATGTGAGATCATGACTGCCATGGAAATCCCACCAAACGTTGTCAATCAAGTTGGCTCTGAGGTTAGGAGAGCTTGTAGTGGCACTGACGCATCGATTTTCGCCGACATATACATAGCACAGGTCCATCAACAAGTAGTTGcttatgatgatgatgatgatgatgatgctagCGATCCGTTGATGGAAGACGTTGGAACAATCCCTGCTTCCAAAGCATCCATTGATGGGTTAACAAGACTAAGGTTTCATCAGGGGCCTGATGAGCCTGGAGTCACTTGTGTTGTTTGCTTGGAAGAGCTTGAAGAGGAGGATGATCTGATTGAGCTGCCATGCTCCCACCTTTATCATGAAGGTTGCATTGTTAAGTGGCTGTTGTCTAGCCACCTTTGTCCGCTTTGTCGTTACCAGATGCCCACCGAGCAGTCCCGACTCTGTCCTTATTGCGGCACTTATGCCCACTGA